A stretch of Microbacterium sp. 4R-513 DNA encodes these proteins:
- the hisG gene encoding ATP phosphoribosyltransferase, translating into MLRIAVPNKGSLAETASEMLSEAGYVGRRDPKDLHVIDPQNEVEFFYLRPKDIATYVGSGALDVGITGRDLLLDARMPGAREIEALGFAGSTFRFAAPPGRFADVGDLEGIRIATSYPGLVDAFLDERGVAADLVPLDGAVESAVRLGVADAIADVVETGTTLRQAGLEIFGPVILNSEAVLIAAPEEADGTETLLRRLRGVMVARRYVLIDYDLPAHLVDEAVKVAPGIESPTISPLRDPEWVAVRVMSPRKGVNQVMDALYAIGARAILVTAIHNARL; encoded by the coding sequence ATGCTGCGAATCGCCGTGCCCAACAAGGGCTCGCTCGCCGAGACCGCTTCCGAGATGCTCTCCGAGGCCGGATACGTCGGCCGACGCGACCCGAAGGACCTCCACGTCATCGACCCGCAGAACGAGGTCGAGTTCTTCTACCTGCGCCCCAAGGACATCGCGACCTACGTCGGGTCCGGCGCGCTCGATGTCGGCATCACGGGCCGGGACCTGCTTCTGGACGCACGGATGCCGGGGGCCCGCGAGATCGAAGCCCTCGGGTTCGCCGGGTCGACCTTCCGCTTCGCGGCGCCTCCCGGACGCTTCGCCGACGTCGGCGATCTCGAGGGCATCCGCATCGCCACCTCGTACCCGGGCCTCGTGGACGCGTTCCTCGACGAGCGCGGCGTCGCCGCCGACCTGGTGCCGCTCGACGGAGCGGTGGAGTCCGCCGTCCGGCTGGGCGTCGCGGACGCGATCGCCGACGTCGTCGAGACCGGGACGACCCTGCGACAGGCGGGCCTGGAGATCTTCGGCCCCGTCATCCTGAACTCCGAGGCCGTGCTCATCGCGGCGCCGGAGGAGGCGGACGGCACCGAGACGCTTCTCCGCCGACTGCGCGGCGTCATGGTCGCGCGCCGGTACGTGCTCATCGACTACGACCTGCCGGCGCACCTCGTCGACGAGGCGGTCAAGGTCGCCCCGGGCATCGAGTCGCCGACGATCTCGCCGCTTCGGGACCCGGAGTGGGTCGCCGTGCGGGTCATGAGCCCTCGCAAGGGCGTCAATCAGGTCATGGACGCGCTGTACGCGATCGGCGCGCGCGCGATCCTCGTGACCGCGATCCACAACGCGAGGCTCTGA
- the hisF gene encoding imidazole glycerol phosphate synthase subunit HisF gives MSLVTRVIPCLDVAGGRVVKGVNFENLRDMGDPVELARLYFDQGADEITFLDVTATVDERATTYDVVRRTAEQVFIPLTVGGGVRSTDDVARLLSVGADKIGVNSAAIARPELLDEIADRFGAQVLVLSLDVKRVSAERAGQIPSGFVVTTHGGRTETDLDALAWAREAIERGAGELLVNSIDADGTREGFDLELVSLMREVSSVPVIASGGAGAVEHFAPAVHAGADAVLAASVFHSGQLTVGDVKASLVAAGIPVRETEVAA, from the coding sequence ATGTCGCTCGTCACCCGCGTCATCCCGTGCCTCGACGTCGCGGGCGGCCGCGTCGTGAAGGGCGTCAACTTCGAGAACCTCCGCGACATGGGCGACCCCGTCGAGCTCGCTCGTCTGTACTTCGACCAGGGAGCCGACGAGATCACCTTCCTCGACGTCACGGCGACGGTCGACGAGCGCGCGACGACCTACGACGTCGTGCGCCGCACCGCCGAGCAGGTCTTCATCCCGCTGACGGTCGGCGGGGGAGTGCGCTCGACCGACGACGTGGCACGCCTGCTCTCGGTCGGCGCCGACAAGATCGGCGTGAACTCCGCCGCGATCGCCCGCCCGGAGCTGCTCGACGAGATCGCCGACCGCTTCGGTGCGCAGGTGCTCGTCCTCTCGCTCGACGTCAAGCGCGTCTCGGCCGAGCGCGCCGGGCAGATCCCGTCCGGGTTCGTGGTGACGACCCACGGCGGCCGCACCGAGACCGATCTCGATGCCCTCGCGTGGGCCCGCGAGGCGATCGAACGAGGCGCGGGCGAGCTCCTCGTCAACTCCATCGACGCGGACGGCACGCGCGAGGGCTTCGACCTCGAGCTCGTCTCGCTCATGCGTGAGGTCTCGAGCGTGCCCGTCATCGCCTCGGGGGGAGCCGGTGCCGTCGAGCACTTCGCACCCGCCGTCCACGCCGGCGCCGACGCCGTGCTCGCGGCATCCGTCTTCCACTCCGGCCAGCTGACCGTCGGCGACGTCAAGGCGTCGCTCGTCGCGGCCGGTATCCCCGTCCGAGAGACCGAGGTCGCAGCATGA
- the hisI gene encoding phosphoribosyl-AMP cyclohydrolase, with amino-acid sequence MSETVEERVARVEFNDQGLVAAIVQQWDSLEVLMLGWMDAEALRRTLTEGRVTFWSRSRQEYWRKGDTSGNIQLVRGARLDCDGDAILLQVEQIGPACHTGTRTCFDSDDLDPVRGPEK; translated from the coding sequence ATGAGCGAGACCGTCGAGGAGCGCGTCGCGCGCGTCGAGTTCAACGACCAGGGCCTCGTGGCGGCCATCGTCCAGCAGTGGGACTCGCTCGAGGTCCTCATGCTCGGGTGGATGGATGCCGAGGCCCTCCGCCGCACCCTCACCGAGGGTCGCGTCACCTTCTGGTCCCGGTCGCGGCAGGAGTACTGGCGCAAGGGCGACACGTCCGGGAACATCCAGCTCGTCCGCGGCGCCCGTCTGGACTGCGACGGCGATGCGATCCTGCTGCAGGTCGAGCAGATCGGGCCGGCCTGCCACACGGGCACCCGCACGTGCTTCGACTCCGACGACCTCGACCCGGTCCGCGGACCCGAGAAGTGA
- a CDS encoding Trp biosynthesis-associated membrane protein produces the protein MIARARLLAVVATVLAGAVGIISSTQTWLTVVLNDGAKHSLAVAGADAIPVLAPLSLAALALGAALSIVGLVLRYVFGALALAIGAVSGILTAQVAFARPLSSVASTVTTATGLTGEKAVSDLVLRIEPTLWPAVTLFAWIVLVGAGVLTVVTARRWRGSGRKYTADATTPASAATGPAASRPHDAIDSWDDLSRGDDPTAR, from the coding sequence GTGATCGCCCGCGCACGGCTCCTCGCCGTCGTCGCGACCGTGCTCGCGGGCGCGGTCGGCATCATCTCCTCGACGCAGACGTGGCTCACTGTCGTGCTGAACGACGGCGCGAAGCACTCCCTCGCCGTGGCCGGGGCCGACGCCATCCCGGTGCTCGCCCCGCTGAGCCTCGCCGCTCTCGCCCTCGGAGCGGCGCTGTCGATCGTGGGACTCGTCCTCCGGTACGTCTTCGGCGCCCTCGCCCTCGCGATCGGCGCCGTCTCCGGCATCCTCACCGCCCAGGTGGCCTTCGCCCGGCCGCTGTCATCCGTCGCTTCGACCGTGACGACGGCGACGGGTCTCACGGGTGAGAAGGCCGTCTCGGACCTCGTGCTGCGGATCGAGCCGACACTCTGGCCCGCCGTGACGCTCTTCGCGTGGATCGTCCTCGTCGGCGCCGGCGTCCTCACGGTCGTCACGGCGCGACGGTGGCGGGGGAGCGGCCGGAAGTACACGGCGGATGCCACGACCCCGGCCTCCGCAGCGACCGGCCCCGCGGCATCCCGGCCCCACGACGCCATCGACTCGTGGGACGACCTGTCGCGCGGCGACGATCCCACCGCCCGCTAG
- a CDS encoding DUF6704 family protein, translating into MSNPIGDPGHGHSPAAWTAVIIGLVAIAIGTFFFFLDMPAFVWAAAVLLVIGLIVGWIMARMGYGVNGPKYKAKEH; encoded by the coding sequence ATGAGCAACCCCATCGGCGACCCCGGCCACGGACACTCGCCGGCAGCTTGGACGGCCGTCATCATCGGCCTCGTCGCGATCGCGATCGGCACGTTCTTCTTCTTCCTCGACATGCCCGCTTTCGTGTGGGCGGCCGCGGTCCTGCTGGTCATCGGTCTCATCGTGGGCTGGATCATGGCCCGGATGGGCTATGGCGTGAACGGCCCCAAGTACAAGGCGAAAGAGCACTGA
- the trpC gene encoding indole-3-glycerol phosphate synthase TrpC: protein MLADLTAGAVEDAEARALERPLAAVEAAAAAQSPARDALAALAPADRVKIIAEVKRASPSRGDLASIPDPALQARLYEQGGASAISVLTEGRRFKGSLADLEAVKAAVALPVLRKDFIATEYQVLEARASGADLVLLIVAALEQDVLARLHALTLDLGMTPLVETHSADEVDRAADIGAKLVGVNARDLSTFELDRDLFGRLAERIPADAIRIAESAVLAPEDVAHYRSAGADVVLIGEALVTGDPVATLGAFLEAGKCAVLSERSETK, encoded by the coding sequence ATGCTCGCCGACCTCACCGCCGGTGCGGTGGAGGATGCCGAGGCCCGCGCCCTCGAGCGGCCGCTCGCCGCGGTCGAGGCCGCCGCAGCCGCGCAGTCGCCCGCCCGCGACGCCCTCGCGGCCCTCGCGCCGGCCGATCGCGTCAAGATCATCGCCGAGGTCAAGCGCGCGAGCCCGTCGCGCGGCGACCTCGCGTCGATCCCCGACCCCGCTCTTCAGGCGCGGCTGTACGAGCAGGGCGGTGCCTCGGCCATCTCGGTGCTGACCGAGGGACGGCGCTTCAAGGGCAGCCTCGCAGACCTCGAGGCGGTCAAGGCCGCCGTCGCGCTCCCCGTGCTGCGCAAGGACTTCATCGCGACGGAGTACCAGGTGCTCGAGGCGCGCGCCTCGGGCGCGGACCTCGTGCTCCTCATCGTCGCGGCGCTCGAGCAGGATGTGCTCGCGCGCCTCCACGCGCTCACGCTCGACCTCGGCATGACGCCGCTCGTCGAGACCCACTCGGCTGACGAGGTCGACCGCGCCGCCGACATCGGCGCGAAGCTCGTCGGCGTCAACGCCCGCGACCTGTCGACGTTCGAGCTGGACCGCGACCTGTTCGGCCGGCTGGCCGAGCGCATCCCGGCCGACGCGATCAGGATCGCAGAGTCCGCGGTCCTCGCTCCCGAGGATGTCGCACACTACCGGTCGGCGGGAGCCGACGTCGTGCTGATCGGCGAGGCGCTCGTGACGGGCGATCCCGTCGCGACGCTCGGAGCATTCCTGGAGGCAGGCAAGTGCGCCGTACTGAGCGAGCGGAGCGAGACGAAGTGA
- the trpB gene encoding tryptophan synthase subunit beta: MPESLIAAIDELTAVYEAAIVDPAFLAEFAELLRSYAGRPSVITEVPRFAEHAGGARVFLKREDLNHTGSHKINNVLGQALLTKRLGKTRVIAETGAGQHGVATATAAALFGFECTIYMGEVDTERQALNVARMRLLGAEVVPVKTGSRTLKDAINDAYRDWVASVETTNYIFGTAAGPHPFPAMVRDFQKIIGEEARAQLLDELGRLPDAVLACVGGGSNAIGMFDAFLDDEGVKLYGVEAAGDGVDTPRHAASIERGRPGVLHGAKTFVLQDEDGQTIESHSISAGLDYPGVGPEHSWLASIGRAEYIPATDDEAMQALRLLSRTEGIIPAIESAHALAGALRIGRELGPDAVLAVCLSGRGDKDMDTAARYFDLYDGTTPEEGSPVESPEHSDAASGEGVQL, translated from the coding sequence ATGCCGGAATCGCTCATCGCCGCCATCGACGAGCTGACGGCCGTGTACGAGGCCGCGATCGTGGACCCCGCGTTCCTCGCCGAGTTCGCCGAGCTCCTTCGTTCCTACGCCGGCCGTCCGTCGGTGATCACCGAGGTGCCCCGCTTCGCGGAGCACGCCGGGGGAGCCCGCGTCTTCCTCAAGCGCGAAGACCTCAACCACACCGGCTCGCACAAGATCAACAACGTGCTCGGCCAGGCGCTCCTCACGAAGCGGCTCGGCAAGACGCGCGTCATCGCCGAGACGGGTGCCGGGCAGCACGGCGTCGCCACGGCGACAGCCGCTGCGCTCTTCGGCTTCGAGTGCACGATCTACATGGGCGAGGTCGACACGGAGCGGCAGGCGCTCAACGTCGCCCGGATGCGGCTCCTCGGCGCCGAGGTCGTGCCCGTCAAGACCGGCTCCCGCACGCTAAAGGACGCGATCAACGACGCGTACCGCGACTGGGTCGCGAGCGTCGAGACGACGAACTACATCTTCGGGACGGCGGCGGGGCCGCATCCGTTCCCCGCGATGGTGCGCGACTTCCAGAAGATCATCGGCGAAGAGGCTCGTGCGCAGCTCCTCGACGAGCTCGGCCGCCTGCCCGACGCCGTCCTCGCGTGCGTCGGCGGCGGCTCCAACGCGATCGGCATGTTCGACGCGTTCCTCGACGACGAGGGCGTCAAGCTCTACGGGGTGGAGGCGGCCGGGGACGGCGTCGACACGCCCCGGCACGCGGCATCCATCGAGCGCGGGCGCCCCGGCGTGCTGCACGGCGCGAAGACCTTCGTCCTGCAGGACGAGGACGGCCAGACGATCGAGTCGCACTCCATCTCGGCGGGCCTCGACTACCCGGGCGTCGGCCCCGAGCACTCGTGGCTGGCTTCGATCGGCCGCGCGGAGTACATTCCGGCGACAGACGACGAGGCGATGCAGGCCCTCCGGCTCCTGAGCCGCACCGAGGGCATCATCCCCGCCATCGAGTCGGCGCACGCCCTCGCGGGCGCCCTGCGCATCGGGCGCGAGCTCGGCCCCGACGCCGTGCTGGCGGTGTGCCTCTCGGGACGCGGCGACAAGGACATGGACACCGCCGCCCGCTACTTCGACCTCTACGACGGCACGACACCCGAAGAGGGCTCGCCGGTCGAGTCGCCGGAGCACAGCGACGCCGCCTCGGGCGAAGGCGTGCAGCTGTGA
- the trpA gene encoding tryptophan synthase subunit alpha codes for MSSRVAAAIDAAKAEGRGAFVGYLPLGFPDLETSIEAAVTLAENGADVLELGPPYSDPVMDGTIIQEATQAALAGGFRMRDTFTAVEAIASRVDVPVLVMTYWNPVVQYGVDRYADDLLAAGGAGLITPDITPDAAEDWIAASTRTGLDRVFLAAPTSTDERLEMIVRSTTGFVYTVSTMGITGERAQLDAAARTLVARLREHGAGHTCVGIGISNAEQVGGVLEYADGAIVGTALVRALRDGGLDGLAETARALAAGTRGRAN; via the coding sequence GTGAGCTCGCGGGTCGCGGCGGCGATCGACGCCGCCAAGGCGGAGGGGCGCGGAGCCTTCGTGGGCTACCTCCCGCTCGGATTCCCCGACCTCGAGACGAGCATCGAGGCCGCCGTCACGCTCGCCGAGAACGGCGCCGACGTGCTCGAGCTCGGCCCTCCCTACTCCGACCCCGTCATGGACGGCACGATCATCCAGGAGGCGACGCAGGCGGCCCTCGCGGGGGGCTTCCGCATGCGCGACACCTTCACGGCCGTCGAGGCGATCGCCAGCCGCGTCGATGTGCCCGTGCTCGTCATGACGTACTGGAACCCCGTCGTGCAGTACGGCGTCGACCGCTACGCCGACGACCTCCTCGCCGCCGGCGGTGCCGGCCTCATCACGCCCGACATCACGCCGGACGCGGCGGAGGACTGGATCGCCGCGAGCACCCGCACCGGCCTCGACCGCGTCTTCCTCGCGGCGCCGACGTCGACCGACGAGCGCCTCGAGATGATCGTCCGCAGCACGACCGGGTTCGTGTACACGGTCTCGACGATGGGCATCACGGGCGAGCGGGCGCAGCTGGATGCCGCAGCCCGCACGCTCGTCGCACGCTTGCGCGAGCACGGGGCCGGCCACACGTGCGTCGGCATCGGCATCTCGAACGCCGAGCAGGTCGGCGGCGTGCTCGAGTACGCCGACGGAGCGATCGTCGGCACGGCGCTCGTCCGGGCGCTGCGCGACGGCGGGCTCGACGGTCTCGCCGAGACCGCGCGGGCCCTCGCCGCGGGCACACGCGGGCGCGCGAACTAG
- the lgt gene encoding prolipoprotein diacylglyceryl transferase — protein MMNAALSLAGGVAASIPSPSVSYIDLGPFRIHFYALCIIAGIIVAVFMTNHRLTKRGAEPWVVIDIALLAVPLAIIGARIYHVATHPGFYFGPGTDIWAVFRIWEGGIAIYGALIGGAIGAWLGCKWTGIRFWTFADALAPGLLLAQALGRFGNWFNQELFGLPTDLPWGLEIDADNPAFPAGLPADTLFHPTFLYEVVWNVLGVLFLLWVGKKFRLQWGRLFALYLVWYSAGRIVWETIRIDPSEIYFGLRTNVWAAIFGVLLGIVIFFVQKRRHPGLEPSPYVPGREWKPKGAVQSQDTDFVDVSEPPADDVEQRAATSTVASK, from the coding sequence ATGATGAATGCCGCTCTGAGCCTTGCGGGAGGCGTGGCCGCCAGCATCCCGAGTCCCTCGGTGAGCTACATCGACCTCGGACCGTTCCGCATCCACTTCTACGCGCTGTGCATCATCGCGGGCATCATCGTCGCGGTCTTCATGACGAACCACCGCCTCACCAAGCGGGGCGCCGAGCCGTGGGTCGTCATCGACATCGCGCTGCTGGCCGTGCCGCTCGCGATCATCGGCGCGCGGATCTACCACGTCGCGACCCACCCCGGCTTCTACTTCGGGCCCGGCACCGACATCTGGGCGGTGTTCCGCATCTGGGAGGGCGGCATCGCGATCTACGGCGCCCTCATCGGCGGTGCGATCGGCGCATGGCTCGGCTGCAAGTGGACCGGCATCCGGTTCTGGACGTTCGCCGACGCCCTCGCCCCGGGACTCCTCCTCGCGCAGGCGCTGGGCCGCTTCGGCAACTGGTTCAACCAGGAGCTCTTCGGCCTGCCCACCGACCTCCCGTGGGGCCTCGAGATCGACGCCGACAACCCGGCGTTCCCTGCAGGGCTGCCCGCCGACACGCTCTTCCACCCGACGTTCCTCTACGAGGTCGTCTGGAACGTGCTGGGCGTCCTCTTCCTCCTGTGGGTCGGCAAGAAGTTCCGCCTGCAGTGGGGCCGCCTCTTCGCCCTGTACCTCGTCTGGTACAGCGCCGGGCGCATCGTCTGGGAGACCATCCGGATCGACCCGAGCGAGATCTACTTCGGCCTCCGGACGAACGTGTGGGCGGCGATCTTCGGGGTGCTCCTCGGCATCGTGATCTTCTTCGTGCAGAAGCGGCGCCACCCGGGCCTCGAGCCCTCGCCGTACGTGCCCGGCCGCGAATGGAAGCCCAAGGGGGCTGTACAATCGCAGGACACCGACTTCGTCGACGTCAGCGAACCACCCGCCGACGATGTCGAGCAGCGCGCCGCCACAAGCACTGTCGCCTCGAAGTAA